The DNA sequence GGCCACCCGTCCCAGTGTGCTGCTGCTGGATGAGGTGATGGCTGGCCTGAGGCCCAATGAAGCGCAAGATGCTGTGCAGCTGGTCAAAAAGGTCCGGGACAGTGGGGTCAGTGTGCTGTTCATCGAGCACGTGATGCCCGTCGTGCGCGATCTGGCAGACCGGGTGGTGGTGATGGAATACGGATCCAGACTGGCCGAAGGCCCCTACCAGAGTGTGGTGCGGGACCCGAAAGTCATTGCGGCCTATCTGGGGGAGGAGGTCTCATGAAGCTGGAACTCAGATCCCTTCAGGCGGCTTACGGCAAGGTGCAGGTGCTGTGGGATGTCTCCCTGAGCGTGGAGGAGGGGCAATTTGTGGCCCTGATTGGAGCCAATGGTGCAGGCAAAACCACCACCTTGAGGGCGGTCAGTGGCCTGATGCCCCTCAAAGGCGGAAGGATCCTGCTGCAGGGACAGGACATCTCCAGAATGCCCAGTGCCCAGCGGGTGCAGCAGGGTCTGGGGCACGTTCCAGAAGGCCGTCAGCTGTTTCCAGGCATGACCGTGCTGGAAAACCTGGAACTCGGGGCACAGGTGCGTACCGCCTCCTGGCAGGTCAAGGACCAGACCCTGGGGACTGTGTTTGACCTGTTCCCCAGGCTGGCAGAGCGTCAGGGTCAGCTTTCGGGCACCCTCTCGGGTGGAGAGCAGCAGATGGTGGCGATTGGCCGCGCCATGATGGCCCTGCCAAGAGTCCTGCTGGTGGATGAGCCCTCTCTGGGTCTCAGCCCCCTGCTGACGGGTGTGGTGTTCAAAGCCCTCAAGGAAATCAACAAACAGGGGGTGGGGGTGCTGCTGGTAGAACAGAATGTGCGACAGAGTCTGCAACTGGCAGATCAGGCCTATGTGCTGGAAAACGGTCAGGTGGTGCGGGAAGGTTCGGGTCAGGCCCTGCTGGAGGATCCTGAGGTGCAGCGGGCTTACCTGGCCTTCTGAACCAGAAGGGATTTTGGTTTTTCTGAACACTTGACCTTTTGACACGGAAAGCCCTTCCCCAGAAGCCGATAATTGCTTCTCAGCAGGGGCTTTCAGTTTGCCTGCGCATTCTGTTCGCTGGACGAAAACCAGGCGCACCTGTGGCCCTGAGTTTATGGCCTATTGAAATAATTTTAGGTGCGCCTAATAATAGCTTTATGGAATTTTGAACCATGAGAAAGTTTCAAGGGACTTTCCGGTTCAGGAATTGAGGCATCCCATGAGCACCACATCCAACCCCAACCCACAACAGCCAGATTCAGGCTGGAAACAGGAAAACACCACCCAGTCCCTCTCAGAAGTGCACGGCACCATTCCAGTGCACGACAACCGCCCACCCTGGCGCAAATTCCTGGCCTATGTGGGTCCCGGTGCGCTGGTCGCGGTGGGCTACATGGACCCCGGAAACTGGGCCACCAACCTTGCCGGGGGCTCCAAATTTGCCTTTGCCCTGCTCAGTGTGATCCTGATTTCCAACCTGATGGCCATTTTGCTGCAGACCTTATCCGTGCGTCTGGGCATTGCCACCGGAAGGGATCTGGCCCAGGCCTGCCGCGATCACTATTCCAGACCCGTTTCCATTTTCCTGTGGATCCTGGCAGAAATTGCCATTGCTGCCACCGACCTTGCAGAACTGATCGGGGCTGCAGTGGCCCTCAATTTGCTGTTTGGCATTCCCCTGATGTGGGGCCTGATCCTTACCGCCTTCGATGTGCTGCTCTTGCTGGCCCTGCAAAACAAGGGCTTCAGGTGGCTGGAAGCTTTCGTGATCACCCTGATGGTCACCATCTTCCTGTGCTTTGGTGTGGAGATGTTCCTGGCCAAACCCGAATGGGCACAGGTTTTGAAAGGCTACATTCCCACCGCCCAGGTGCTCACCAACCCAGAAATGCTCTACATCGCCATCGGGATTCTGGGGGCCACCGTGATGCCCCACAACCTGTACCTGCATTCCAGTCTGGTGCAAACCC is a window from the Deinococcus roseus genome containing:
- a CDS encoding ABC transporter ATP-binding protein, whose product is MKLELRSLQAAYGKVQVLWDVSLSVEEGQFVALIGANGAGKTTTLRAVSGLMPLKGGRILLQGQDISRMPSAQRVQQGLGHVPEGRQLFPGMTVLENLELGAQVRTASWQVKDQTLGTVFDLFPRLAERQGQLSGTLSGGEQQMVAIGRAMMALPRVLLVDEPSLGLSPLLTGVVFKALKEINKQGVGVLLVEQNVRQSLQLADQAYVLENGQVVREGSGQALLEDPEVQRAYLAF
- a CDS encoding Nramp family divalent metal transporter — protein: MSTTSNPNPQQPDSGWKQENTTQSLSEVHGTIPVHDNRPPWRKFLAYVGPGALVAVGYMDPGNWATNLAGGSKFAFALLSVILISNLMAILLQTLSVRLGIATGRDLAQACRDHYSRPVSIFLWILAEIAIAATDLAELIGAAVALNLLFGIPLMWGLILTAFDVLLLLALQNKGFRWLEAFVITLMVTIFLCFGVEMFLAKPEWAQVLKGYIPTAQVLTNPEMLYIAIGILGATVMPHNLYLHSSLVQTRAFKRTEAGKREAIKYSTLDTVISLMLALLVNSAMLILAASVFYKSGQTEVAEITEVYKLLSPMLGTALASTLFGVALLACGQNATITGTLSGQIVMEGFLNFKIKPWIRRLITRLIAVIPAVIVTYLYGAKGTTDLLVLSQVILSLQLSFAVFPLLIFTSDRRKMGVFVNPTWLKVLGWTSGVIIAGLNIYLLLVTFGLVKSVV